A genomic window from Leishmania donovani BPK282A1 complete genome, chromosome 16 includes:
- a CDS encoding ubiquitin hydrolase, putative, with translation MSACVTGTAPAAQLGVGDLWASEVLEGCARAHYTPRQELLGILAPPPRSTAAGATPIASAVKASGATVEGGRTLIDVDAVQSMDGYSHAASPNSIGEAVANQPSLKPMERSALSEEMQALRAVLSPALIRKAYRLNTPCMTKHTTKNERLLNCTASPRCMAGLQLLGSDAATREDCLKALMGNGPYVVPLPAVKGSGVTAANADAASSSSASTGRERGGARATKSTREDLAETAGSATAAGDATEITVMSDPAFPCLWRGVRNLMNTCYFSAVLQLIFSIARVRHAILNDDAAAHDHYCVEIREAQGGTGVNQLAESGLKELFALMAFSREGAGADPKSFATYLSLDVKVQQDAQEFFTLLLDWLRCHCGPTVKAAVTSTFSGTLLYDRQCGSCGRSSKRAEPFLYLSLPVCPTLEDSLSEFSKPEAVDGFMCEQCGHTAVATSLQYMRTLPDVLVIHWNRFEFDLQSLQRHKVTTTTSFPLQLDMATYMRQWHEQKRNITSRAAGGESVAPEESEDHHLYELRGVVNHLGDTAVSGHYTYHGKVSGASAEPGSSGGSRGSSWLNFNDAEVSKLNRYQGQRGASPDAYLLVYHRIATSCSSPRSTSVSAPPSTGKPPQLQPVAAVPSTSATPTPAEYPVYLRQYVDRVNDDCLTKRHDWMEQRAQAAALFDLWATAAKAVFESATNASSAPAWISTTTTATPSLYVLPTRWLQHFGRFFLPAYVDAAALGSGAESKLKRSKRDLDAVSGPAGDSANSALASGAAGVDGKPIVVGPEEGASGSGASAAVEGTVVTATVGPLRHGHMQTAEEVRQQVRQYSLMQALPSVTCAHGCVLPWASYKVVSASAYEKLSRFLAVCGSPLTVAANGDRPASPSTPEAPMTARLRESMAGGGAACGTQSCCTLMEANLCPLCVAAMAAGVQALASRTTEDEEAEIILTRAWEEAERRKRHAAGEEGDEGDSGAGPGAVTPTALTQSTQQQEAEEKREDGQQQRVLVSKTVVEAWASFYTSQLGWGRVRQAEGYTGVLVMREARVAPPPLPATPASTSSMVAAVTAPASSASSSASPAVPETVSTSLAKADHPFSLAALDVDRGDLNLSAQLLCPHGALRPGQSAVAIPDSLRRYWVHRFVEVLTMAHRSGVLRTSNPHWSVNEDDVEHFFLPLIPASETSTTCQECMQSSVQHLTSRHQQRMKRMEERKRYPSLWLAGAMTCPSGVAQLLLATGAENEEQLLAAQHPNRLFFKQHGEREYREYVKKWAEAHQQRVAHQSSEVQRLRTALMKKRQHDAAWNARVTMRRSGGGRSGGRGASATNVPSSPVAPAPSETATAAAAPPEPQTLEGRLYYAEEALEKMTAQTVPDCTVTYGCVPTWWVARWYAAMQSEDNKSDTSKGGDDADGEPLLVLPRISFEKFKCAHSESLLEVSWLNPSDGFWQGARAKRAELLWNGVRVERAGAPTPTSPPTGPTEAEYRSQCWLPPMVILPMDEYVALLAQYGEPGMLERVASRAGGVAGTSTAGAAVGGAEPRAEVTDVDAEAAEDGASAEAAKTPTDLSAAAAGDCTVASLSTPSPPAATPVPKSRAQTVPVAAAVIQVRFHNGARQLWPSTCAQCCAAMLAKFDAQCESFVNGSLRLNIHVKKSRKNYYDAVSVLTSAAVQHTGSSAAKSVEGGSNTTATDADVIPAGIHYYTTLRQLKIYISAHLREKHGYLVPAEVLQIGRGKNKPLKRCSTPPHAVEESGHHTRGTAPTSATAAEVAQLDEATLQELGIRDGETLSVQSVDIIAQTCATTAAIDEEWEAIPPELLQAGACGDASAASVVREHTVAFRETRLQGSHGGSIMAASPAVTAAAAGVVAAGPTVGAAIAMEEQGLPCPVCTFLNAPDMVVCEMCEAPLPST, from the coding sequence ATGAGCGCTTGCGTGACCGGGACGGCGCCCGCTGCTCAGCTAGGTGTGGGGGATCTCTGGGCGTCGGAGGTGCTCGAGggatgtgcgcgtgctcacTACACCCCCcggcaggagctgctggggATTCTGGCTCCACCGCCACGCTCTACGGCCGCCGGTGCCACTCCCATCGCGTCGGCTGTCAAGGCATCGGGAGCAACAGTGGAGGGTGGTCGTACGCTGATCGATGTGGATGCCGTGCAGAGTATGGATGGATACTCCCATGCTGCCTCTCCGAACTCCATCGGGGAGGCAGTGGCTAATCAGCCGTCTCTGAAACCCATggagcgcagcgcgctcTCCGAAGAGATGCAGGCACTGCGCGCGGTCCTGTCACCTGCACTGATACGCAAGGCGTACCGCTTGAACACGCCATGCATGACGAAGCACACAACCAAGAATGAGCGTCTGCTGAACtgcacggcgtcgccgcggtgcaTGGCTGGgctccagctgctcggcagcgacgctgccacGCGCGAGGACTGCTTGAAGGCGTTAATGGGGAACGGCCCGTACGTGGTGCCGCTTCCCGCGGTGAAGGGCAGCGGCGTAACGGCGGCGAATGCCGACGCCGCGTCGTCATCCTCCGCCTCGACGGGGCGCGAACGGGGCGGAGCGCGAGCCACGAAGAGCACTCGCGAAGACTTAGCAGAGACAGCAGGAAgcgcgactgctgccggcgacgccaccgAGATCACCGTCATGAGTGACCCGGCTTTCCCTTGCCTGTGGCGTGGAGTGCGCAACTTGATGAACACGTGCTACTTCAGCGCCGTGTTACAGCTCATCTTCAGCATTGCCCGGGTGCGCCACGCAATCCTTaacgacgacgccgcagcgcacgacCATTACTGCGTGGAGATCAGAGAGGCGCAGGGAGGCACCGGTGTTAACCAGCTGGCCGAGTCGGGGCTCAAGGAGCTCTTTGCATTAATGGCCTTCAGCCGCGAAGGGGCCGGCGCGGACCCGAAGTCGTTCGCCACGTACCTTTCCCTTGACGTGAAGGTGCAGCAGGACGCGCAGGAGTTTTTCACCTTGCTGCTGGACTGGCTGCGGTGCCATTGCGGCCCAACGGTGAAGGCTGCCGTCACCAGCACCTTCTCCGGAACGCTGCTGTACGACCGGCAGTGTGGATCTTGCGGCCGGTCCTCCAAGCGAGCGGAGCCGTTCCTGTATCTCTCGCTGCCTGTTTGCCCCACCCTGGAGGACTCCCTGTCGGAGTTCTCGAagccggaggcggtggacggCTTCATGTGCGAGCAGTGCGGCCACACGGCGGTGGCTACGTCGCTACAGTATATGCGGACGCTGCCTGACGTGCTCGTGATCCACTGGAACCGCTTCGAGTTTGACCTGCAGTCCCTGCAGCGACACAAGgtgaccaccaccacctcctttcctcttcaGCTGGACATGGCGACGTACATGCGCCAGTGGCACGAGCAGAAGCGGAACATCACGTCTAGAGCCGCCGGTGGTGAGAGCGTGGCGccagaggagagcgaggacCACCACTTATACGAGCTGCGCGGTGTTGTGAACCACCTCGGCGACACTGCCGTATCAGGCCACTACACCTACCACGGCAAGGTCTCCGGCGCCTCGGCGGagccgggcagcagcggtggtagCAGAGGCAGCTCGTGGCTGAACTTTAACGACGCAGAGGTGTCGAAGCTGAACCGCTACCaagggcagcgcggcgcgtCGCCAGACGCTTACCTGCTCGTGTACCACCGCATCGCCACATCGTGTTCATCTCCACGCTCTACGtcggtgtcggcgccgcccagCACGGGCaagccaccgcagctgcagcccgtcgccgccgttccgtccaccagcgccacccccacccctgcgGAGTACCCTGTGTACTTGCGCCAGTACGTTGATCGCGTGAATGATGACTGCCTCACCAAGCGCCACGACTGGAtggagcagcgcgcgcaggcagcggcgctcttCGACTTGtgggccaccgccgcgaagGCTGTGTTTGAGAGTGCCACGAACGCCTCGAGTGCCCCGGCATGGATATCGACCACGACGACGGCCACACCGTCGCTTTACGTGCTCCCCACCCGCTGGCTGCAGCATTTCGGCCGCTTCTTCTTGCCTGCCTACgtggacgcggcggcgctcggcagcggtgccgagTCGAAGCTGAAGCGCAGCAAGAGGGACTTGGACGCCGTCTCAGGCCCTGCGGGCGACAGTGCCAACTCTGCGCTTGcgagcggtgctgctggtgttgACGGGAAGCCCATTGTTGTCGGGCCCGAGGAGGGCGCCTCGGGCAGTGGCGCTAGCGCCGCGGTTGAGGGGACCGTGGTGACTGCCACGGTCGGCCCcctccgccacggccacATGCAGACTGCTGAAGAGGTTCGTCAGCAGGTGCGCCAGTATTCGCTGATGCAAGCGCTGCCCTCGGTAACCTGTGCGCACGGCTGTGTGCTGCCGTGGGCATCTTACAAGGTGGTATCGGCATCCGCGTACGAAAAGCTGAGCCGTTTTCTCGCTGTCTGCGGCTCGCCCTTGACAGTGGCGGCGAACGGCGACAGACCTGCATCGCCCTCCACACCGGAGGCGCCGATGACGGCCCGCTTGCGTGAGTCGatggctggcggcggcgccgcctgcggcACTCAGTCGTGTTGCACCCTCATGGAAGCCAACCTGTGCCCGCTCTGTGTCGCGGCCatggccgccggcgtgcaggcgctcgcgtcgcgcacgacggaggacgaggaggcggagatcATCCTCACCCGCGCCTgggaagaggcggagcggcggaAGAGGCACGCTGCAGGCGAGGAAGGAGACGagggcgacagcggtgctggGCCCGGAGCCGTCACGCCAACTGCACTTACACAgagcacgcagcagcaggaggctgaggagaagagggaggatgggcagcagcagcgcgtgctcGTCAGCAAGACCGTCGTTGAGGCGTGGGCTTCGTTCTACACGAGCCAGCTTGGCTGGGGACGCGTGCGGCAGGCCGAAGGCTACACGGGTGTGCTGGTTATGCGTGAGGCacgtgtggcgccgccgccgttgccggcgacgccggcgtcgacgtcgtcCATGGTAGCAGCGGTGACCGCCCccgcctcttccgcctctTCTTCGGCGTCTCCTGCGGTGCCCGAGACTGTCTCGACGTCTCTAGCGAAAGCTGACCACCCGTTCAGCCTGGCCGCCCTTGACGTGGACCGCGGCGACTTGAACCtgtcggcgcagctgctATGCCCGCACGGTGCCCTGCGCCCTGGCCAGAGCGCCGTGGCTATCCCAGACTCCTTGCGACGCTACTGGGTGCACCGCTTTGTGGAGGTGCTCACGATGGCGCATCGCTCTGGTGTCCTGCGCACGTCGAACCCGCACTGGAGCGTGAACGAGGATGACGTGGAACACTTCTTTCTTCCGCTCATCCCTGCCTCGGAAACGAGCACGACGTGTCAGGAATGCATGCAGTCAAGCGTGCAGCACCTGACCTcgcgccaccagcagcgcatgaagaggatggaggagcgcaagCGCTACCCGTCGCTGTGGCTTGCCGGAGCCATGACCTGTCCCTCTGgggtcgcgcagctgctgctcgctaCCGGGGCGGAGaacgaggagcagctgctcgctgcCCAGCACCCGAATCGGCTCTTCTTCAAGCAACACGGCGAGCGCGAGTACCGTGAGTACGTGAAGAAGTGGGCAgaggcgcaccagcagcgagtAGCCCACCAGTCAAGCGAggtgcagcgactgcgcacAGCACTGAtgaagaagcggcagcacgacGCCGCCTGGAATGCGCGCGTGACGATGCGGCGCAGTGGGGGCGGCCGTAGTGGTGGCCGGGGTGCAAGCGCAACGAACGTCCCTTCCTCGCCTGTGGCTCCGGCGCCGTCAGAAACggcaactgcagcagcggcaccgccagaGCCGCAGACGCTTGAGGGACGCTTGTATTACgctgaggaggcgctggagaaaATGACGGCGCAGACGGTGCCAGACTGCACCGTCACGTATGGCTGTGTGCCGACGTGGTGGGTGGCGCGGTGGTACGCGGCGATGCAGAGCGAGGACAACAAGTCTGACACCAGCAAaggcggcgatgatgcggACGGCGAGCCTTTACTGGTACTGCCGCGAATCTCCTTCGAAAAGTTCAAGTGCGCGCACTCTGAGAGCCTGCTGGAGGTGTCGTGGCTGAACCCTTCCGATGGCTTCTGGCAAGGGGCGCGGGCGAAGCGGGCCGAGTTGCTCTGGAACGGTGTGCGGGTGGAGCGGGCCGGTGCGCCGACTCCGACGTCACCGCCGACGGGCCCCACTGAGGCGGAGTACCGCAGTCAGTGCTGGCTACCGCCCATGGTGATATTGCCGATGGATGAGTATGTTGCGTTGTTGGCGCAGTACGGTGAGCCGGGCATGCTGGAGCGTGTGGCGTCGCGggctggcggcgtcgcgggcACGTCCACTGCTGGGGCGGCAGTGGGGGGTGCTGAGCCTCGTGCGGAGGTGACGGACgtggacgcggaggcggcggaggatgGGGCctcggcagaggcagcgaagACGCCGACGGATCTctctgcagccgcggcaggtgACTGCACGGTCGCGTCCctgtcgacgccgtcgccacccgcggcgacgccggtgccgaaGTCTCGTGCGCAGACTGTTcccgtggcggccgccgtcatTCAGGTGCGCTTTCACAATGGTGCGCGCCAACTGTGGCCCTCTACCTGTGCGCAGTGCTGCGCGGCAATGCTCGCCAAATTTGACGCCCAGTGCGAGTCCTTCGTGAATGGCTCGTTGAGGCTGAACATACATGTGAAGAAAAGCCGCAAGAACTACTACGACGCGGTGAGCGTGCTGACCTcggccgcggtgcagcacactggcagcagcgctgcgaagAGTGTGGAAGGTGGCAgcaacaccaccgccactgaCGCCGACGTGATCCCTGCGGGGATTCACTATTACACTACACTCAGACAGCTTAAGATCTATATAAGTGCTCACCTGCGCGAGAAGCACGGATACCTGGTGCCcgccgaggtgctgcagatTGGGCGAGGAAAGAACAAGCCCTTGAAGCGGTGCTCGACGCCACCACACGCTGTGGAGGAGTCGGGCCATCACACTCGCGGCACCGCTCCAACCTCCGCCACTGCGGCGGAGGTTGCGCAGCTCGACGAAGCCACGCTTCAGGAGCTGGGCATCCGCGACGGCGAGACGCTCTCGGTGCAGTCGGTCGACATCATCGCGCAGACGTGCGCTACAACGGCGGCGATCGACGAGGAGTGGGAGGCGATTCCAccagagctgctgcaagcCGGCGCTTGCGGTGACGCATCTGCTGCGTCCGTCGTCCGCGAGCACACGGTGGCTTTCCGTGAGACGCGACTCCAGGGCAGCCACGGCGGGTCCATAATGGCAGCATCCCCCGCTGtcaccgcggctgctgccggtgtcgTTGCTGCGGGACCTACCGTCGGCGCCGCAATCGCCATGGAGGAGCAGGGCTTGCCATGTCCTGTGTGCACCTTTCTTAATGCACCTGATATGGTGGTGTGTGAGATGTGCGAGGCCCCGCTACCGAGTACGTAG